In the uncultured Methanobacterium sp. genome, one interval contains:
- a CDS encoding winged helix-turn-helix domain-containing protein, whose amino-acid sequence MRKFLWELLAGTKGGLNRARIIDELRNRPYNANQLAERLSLNYKTIKYHIEVLEKNGIVTSTGKGYGALYFLSDKMEENFDIFLKIWEEFSGSNANVYHMGDNVPAGVVHH is encoded by the coding sequence ACTGGCCGGTACTAAAGGTGGATTGAACCGTGCTAGGATCATAGATGAGTTAAGAAATAGACCTTATAATGCAAATCAGCTCGCTGAAAGGCTTTCTCTTAACTATAAAACCATAAAATACCATATTGAAGTTTTAGAGAAAAATGGTATAGTGACTTCCACAGGTAAAGGATATGGTGCATTATATTTCCTCTCAGATAAAATGGAAGAAAATTTCGACATTTTCCTGAAGATATGGGAAGAATTTAGTGGATCTAATGCTAATGTTTATCATATGGGGGATAATGTTCCAGCAGGAGTAGTTCATCACTGA
- a CDS encoding FtsX-like permease family protein, with amino-acid sequence MMDLYKLALNNIRRRKLRSALTMLGIIIGAAMLMVLLGLTAGTTTAIKDETNAYMYDIAISPESTSGNYLMDSQTISKVEKLSNLHDFREVTAFSEDMNSTKLFFEGVNNWKDAKIINGTQGVVVNQEAVQKLGYGIGSKITVKGKELTVTGISKEAQAPYVYIDQTTARQMAGDQVAVIYASTDGDPKTVADQVKKQVNGVSVETKSDKVKEIQEMADQALLFMGFIASIALLVGIISVINTMLISVMERTRELGVLKAIGFTNWEIKGSILFESGLLGFFGGVIGVILGIIGIYGVANALKLADYIPGMMPIWLILGVIAGATILSVLAGLYPATKASKLQVVEALRND; translated from the coding sequence ATGATGGATCTCTATAAATTGGCATTAAACAACATTAGAAGAAGAAAACTCAGAAGTGCCCTGACCATGCTGGGGATAATAATCGGTGCCGCAATGCTCATGGTGCTTTTGGGGCTAACTGCCGGGACAACCACGGCTATTAAAGATGAAACAAATGCTTACATGTATGATATAGCAATTTCTCCAGAATCTACCTCTGGAAATTATTTAATGGATAGTCAAACCATATCCAAGGTAGAGAAACTGTCAAATCTTCACGATTTCCGTGAAGTAACTGCTTTCTCGGAGGATATGAATAGCACCAAACTGTTTTTCGAGGGAGTCAATAACTGGAAGGATGCTAAAATAATAAACGGAACGCAAGGTGTTGTGGTTAACCAGGAAGCGGTTCAAAAGTTAGGTTATGGTATTGGAAGTAAAATAACAGTCAAAGGCAAGGAATTAACTGTGACTGGAATATCTAAAGAAGCACAGGCGCCTTACGTTTACATAGACCAGACAACAGCCAGGCAAATGGCTGGTGATCAGGTAGCTGTTATCTATGCCAGTACTGATGGAGACCCAAAAACCGTTGCTGATCAGGTTAAAAAACAGGTAAATGGAGTTTCAGTGGAGACCAAATCCGATAAGGTGAAGGAAATCCAGGAAATGGCTGATCAGGCCCTGCTATTCATGGGATTTATAGCCAGTATTGCCTTACTTGTGGGAATTATAAGTGTGATCAACACCATGCTAATCAGTGTCATGGAACGAACCAGGGAACTGGGAGTATTAAAAGCCATTGGTTTCACTAACTGGGAAATAAAAGGAAGTATACTCTTTGAATCAGGCCTTTTAGGATTTTTCGGAGGAGTTATCGGTGTAATCCTGGGAATTATTGGAATATACGGGGTTGCCAATGCACTGAAACTAGCCGATTATATTCCTGGAATGATGCCAATATGGTTAATTTTAGGAGTTATTGCCGGTGCTACAATCTTAAGCGTACTAGCAGGACTTTACCCAGCCACTAAAGCTTCAAAACTACAGGTTGTGGAGGCGTTAAGGAATGACTAA